Genomic DNA from Gossypium hirsutum isolate 1008001.06 chromosome A01, Gossypium_hirsutum_v2.1, whole genome shotgun sequence:
ATTAGCAGTTATTTAGAACCTAAAACACTACCAGATGTATTAAGCAGAgacaaccaaaaagaaaaaaaagaaaagcaaaaaacaGAGATATGTTGGGGACAGCCGCTTCTGCAGCCACCATCCCTACCACTACTGCTCACGCCGCCAACAACATACGCCGCACCTTTCACACTAATCCTTTTAATTCTCTCTCTTCTTCTCATCACTCTATTCTCTGCGCTCGCTTTCGTTGCCTCTCTCTACGCTCTTTCACCGCTGTTTCCAACAAAGCCATGTCTCACCCTCAAACCCTCGATGCTCCTCACCCTCAATCCTCTGCCGCTGGTAATGTTATTTCCCTATTCTAATACTTTATTCACAATGATCGTCTCTTTTTCCTGGAAATACAAACCAATAAGATGCATTTTGATTGCTTTTCTGTTCTCTATCAGGCAATAAGCAAGCACTAATATCTTTGTCTGACAAGAAAGACCTGGCTTTGCTTAGCAATGGCCTTCATGAACTGGGGTAAATTAAATGACACCCTCTTTTTACTTTGGaggttttcatattttatttcaccTTTTATTATGGACTTGTCTTgcttgttcttcttcttcttctttataaacaaaaaataataataataaccgtTAACATTGACTGTTGAAGAGTACTAGAGGAATGATTGGTGAACAAACTAACATAAGTATGGCATCATTCACGtattcaattcttttttttttctttggagtTGGTAGGGTCTATGTTATCAAAATGTAAAGCAGCTGTTTGGAAGCCTATTTGGTTTAAACTTGCTTCTTTGGAAACTATAGGTATACTATTGTTTCAACTGGAGGAACTGCATCTGCCTTAGAAAATGCTGGTGTATCTGTAACGAAAGTGGAGCAACTTACTTGTTTCCCCGAAATGGTGGTAAaatcttttctttgctttttaaATGCATTCTTACTGATAATTTAAGGGGATAATCTTTTGCAGCTTGAGctttatttttactactatagtAATAATTTTGATAGGAAAATGAGGTGTTTTTGGACTGATTTTCAGCTTCAGGGGCTCAGGGTCCGGTACCTTTGCAACGGTATCACACCCCAACTTGGCAGAATGCCAAAATCTATAGAACAGGGACCTAGGTACTGATATATAGGCCCCTGGACAAGGCCACTGCACTGTGTTGGCCGTTTTGAGCCCTCCAAGGCTCATACTTGACCCCGGCACCTCCTATCACCTGAAAAATGTGACATTGAAGTCAAAGCTTACTTATCATGGTTTTTATTAATTGTTGGTCACTACTAATGATATGATGCTAATCTGTTATGCCGTCAGCTTTAAAATTCATTGAGTTTGGAGATTGACTTAGCTGTCTTTTACAGCTTGACGGTCGTGTGAAAACACTACATCCCAACATACATGGTGGTATTCTTGCTAGAAGAGACCAAAAACATCATATGGAAGCTCTTAATaagcatggcattggtgagttctaATGTCTTTATCCCTGAGGGCTTTTTTCCAGGTATTTTGTAAgacttctctattttttttttcttttagctaAAGTTGTTTCTATTCAGGTACATTTGATGTGGTGGTTGTGAACTTGTACCCCTTTTATGATAAAGTTACTTCTACGGGAGGAATCGCATTTGACGATGGCATCGAGAATATTGATATTGGTGGCCCTGCAATGATTAGAGCTGCGGCAAAGGTAATTGTTGATGAGTTAGCTGTGAAATCCTATTTGATTAGTGTATTCATTGACCCAAGTTGTATATTGGTTGGAATCATTGTTCTGTGGCTTTGCGTTCTAATAGATAATCTTAAATGCAagcatgtttaaaaataaaaaatatcaacacaaaacaaaaaacaaagcCATATAGGTAACTAAACCACATTGGTAATAAATGgcattttcaatttgttgatttTGGGGCTATAAGAGTAGGTTTGGTTATAGTCTTGAATCAGTACTAGCTTCTGGTCATCTGATCCATAAGTGCAGACTAGAGGTAGAGGAATTAATCATTCCTTAACGTACAAGTTAAATAGGCCATTCTTTGTTTTAATCGTTTTCTATTGCAAAATGACACATCATTTAAACAGAATCACAAGGATGTCTTGGTTGTTGTTGACTCACAAGACTATCCTGCACTCCTTGAATTCCTTAAAGGCAGTCAGGATGATCAACAGTTCCGGAGAAAGCTTGCTTGGAAGGCTTTTGAGCATGTTGCTTCTTATGATTCTGCAGTTTCAGAGTGGCTCTGGAAGCAGACTGTGGGAGGTATGCGCCTATGTATTAAGTTGAATCTGATCATTGTAGTTGAAATGGTCTCTAGTCATTTAATGATGTTTGGATGAAAAGAAAGATACGTACTTTCCATTCCATAAGCTGAGGCCTCACCTAACAAAATATACTTGTTACATAAAAGGAAAATGCTTTTCTTCAAAACAATCATTGCAACATACTCATTAAACTTTTTTATCAAGTGCTACCTACAGTTGTTACAAATTTAGATTGACAGAATTCTTTTATCTGTTGGAAGATAAACTCCCTCCTAGCTTGACGGTGCCATTATCCCTCAAAAGTTCACTTCGCTATGGTGAAAATCCTCATCAGAAGGCTGCATTTTATGTTGACAAGAGTCTGTCTGAGGTCAATGCTGGTGGTATTGCAACTGCTATTCAACACCATGGGAAGGTGATTgatttagtttataatttttgGATTTGAGACTTTGTCAGTCACATCATACCTTTTCCTCTTCAATTAGTTTCTATCATGCAAATGCAGACAGAATTTTATTGTTGCAGATTTTGAAGGGTGGCTGGTTTTGTTGCTGTTCCTTTTACTATGGTGGTTGAGGACATAAAATCCTTAACAAATTGAAATACTATGATTCTATTTTTTGTCCAATTTAGTTATCAGCTGTGTTATTCCATGGCATAAACTTAGTTATTTAACTTGGTGCAGGAAATGTCATATAATAACTATTTAGATGCCGATGCTGCTTGGAATTGTGTCTCTGAGTTTAGGAACCCTACATGTGTGGTTGTAAAGCACACAAATCCATGTGGAGTAGCTTCTCGTGATGACATCCTTGAGGCTTACAGGCTCGCTGTGAAAGCTGATCCAGTGAGTGCATTTGGAGGAATTGTAGCCTTCAACATAGAAGTAGATGAGGTAAGTTAATTAGCTTCTTGGAAACCTTATATGCAATTGTGTTGTCTTTGTATCACACATTGAACATCATCTTATCTACTTGTGACTTTCAACATCAAGATAGAGTATCCTTTTAGACATTTTGGTTGCTCACTTTTGGCTTTTAGGCTCTTGCTAAGGAAATTCGAGAGTTCCGAAGCCCAACGGATGGTGAAACTCGAATGTTTTATGAGATTGTTGTGGCTCCTAAGTATACAGAGAAGGGACTTGAGATCCTCCGTGGAAAATCGAAAACATTGAGGATCCTTGAAGCAAAGAAGAATGAGAAAGGGAAGCTCTCACTACGACAGGTTGGTGGTGGTTGGTTAGCCCAGGATTCAGATGATTTGACCCCTGAGGATATCCAGTTCAATGTGGTATCCAAGAAGAAGCCACAAGATAATGAACTTTGTGATGCAGAATTTGCATGGCTGTGTGTTAAGCATGTCAAGAGCAATGCTATTGTAATAGCAAAGGTTTGTGCTTTTTATTTTGTTGGGATATTCAATACTGGTTAAAATGGTGCTTAATAAGCTTGTTGGCCTGAAGATCCTTATGATAAACATATCTGCGTCCTCTTCTAATAAAAGTTGGCATAAAACTGTCCTGAAAAGAAAAGCTTAGTATCACAAGATTGATGACCTGCTGACATTACTCATCAGGACAACCGTATGTTGGGAATGGGAAGCGGGCAGCCAAACCGTCTGGAGAGCTTGAGAATAGCTTTGAGGAAAGCAGGAGATGCGGTCAAGGGAGCTGCTTTGGCTAGTGATGCATTTTTCCCATTTGGTAATTTGAAAAGTTTTCTGCTCCTTAATGTTGTTAAGTAATGGACATGTATGCAGGCATGCAATGTAGCAATGATTCCTTGGTCTATTATAACCTGTTTGGTAACAAAGATGTGTTCTTCTATTAACAGCTTGGAAAGATGCAGTGGAAGAAGCTTGTGAAAGTGGTATTAGAGTGATTGCAGAGCCTGGAGGGAGCATTAGAGATGGGGATGCTGTGGACTGTTGTAACAAGTATGGAGTTTCATTGCTTTTAACAAATGTGAGGCACTTCAAGCATTGATGCACTTTCATTTTTGCCTTAATGGGTTCAACTTGCTCTCTAAGGGGGAGAGTATTGTGCAATTTCTGACTGTAACGTTCACAAATAAGAAACGTCTGTgcttgtttttaaattttagaagttGAACCCTGCAGTTTTGTACTGGACATTTGTTGCTCTCTGAATTTGCCAAAATAATAGAATCAGACAtctttatttagattttttttctttcaatggATCGCCGGAGAAAAAAACACCAACATGAAATAAATTTCCTTGTACAATAAGGGGGTTCTTTCACTGCTTTAAGGAGAATGCAAGTTCTGTTTCTTCcccatttcataaaaaaaaaagtaaaaattgataaacaaaATGCAACGATGAGGAGCtggaaattaatttaaaaactgATAAACCAATGTGACGAGGAGTTGGAAATTGTTTCTGCAAATTAGTTGCTATTCATAGGgtgaaatcaaaaaaataaataaataaataaatttcgagttaattgaattgagttatttgagccaattcgaataagtaattcaagtttcaagttcaaatcaagttaaattttacaatttaaacaatagattggtgtaaatatTCATTTCATATATGTGCTCCAATATGAAATTAGttattgtaacaagattttaatttgacatgtttaattttttagtttaactcaaacaattttactcgattcaattcaacttgaatttcattttacttgactcgattcgaaaaaatttcaaatcgagttaggatgataaaataggactcctGTATACAATGTCAgcaaagtaaaaaattaaaattaaaaatttcatttattttgggatgatttgacaaaaaatacaagtttaagggctaaaaatgaaaaataaatgaaatgctaaaatgacgacttcttcttcttcttcttcttttttattataaaattggaGAGTCAAAAATATCATTATACCTtttgaattttggtttttatGAAGGGTGTCAAAATAGTGTCAGGCATGTTACTGtaaaaacataccattttcacaatttttttttaaataacaactgGACTTTATTTGAAGTAATTAAAGGAAcagttctcaaaaaaaaaataacaaaaatagggAGTTAAAACGACTCCTAAAAGAAAGAATGTTATTCATCCATAAAATGAGTTTTTAACCTACCCAAACCGACATTCAAGGCATCACAACATTAAAGTATAAGCTTATTTGAAAACTTAAATCGTCCCTATAAAAATAAGTTTCCAGTGATTCTAAGCAAGATCATCGATCTCCCTTCTTAATCTGTGTTAAAACTAACGTTGATAATGACAATATAGAACGATcgcaaaaacaaaaagaaaagaataataaaacacacagattttacgtggaaacccttttggaaaaaaatcacgggcagaagAGGAGatattcactaatgttgaaaactgAATAATACAataggagtttcgactacatctatttaaaatttgaaaaaccttattctaatcaatgtcaaataaaagaagtgtagttctatacggATTCTACTTATGTTGCATGGTCCGTACTGCGGGGGTCTTAGGCTACAACTGAGGGCGACAAATCCCCTTGTTCTACCACTGTATTTATTTAATAAGGATTCGAGTTACACAACTCTATCAATCTAGCCAGTCCACCCACCATCGGTCTTTCTCAACTACGTTCATGGCAAAATCAAGAACACCTTGCACCAAATGAGTTGTTTCCTCCTTTCTTAGTCCCTCATTAGTAAGAATATGTGCCATTTCATTTACTCCTCGTAGTGCATGTCAATGATATCCTTCACATATGAATCTAGAGCTTCTAAATATATGCACTTATCTCTAATTTAACCTCTTTCTCTGAAATGAGTTTTTTAATAACCGTGAGAGCATCCCCTTCAATTTCCATCTCAGAGAAACTCAGATCTAGGCCCTACTAAGTTGCTTGGACACATGCAATTGCCTCCGCAACGAACACTGAGGGTTTGTGATCGTTCATTATTATATTTGATCCGAACACCCCACCATTTTCATATCTGATAATAATACATGTACATGATCTTTTTGTGTGCTTTTGAAATGCAGTATTAAAGTTTATCTTCACCAGAGGACTCTCCAACTATCTCCAACATTCAGGCCCCACCCTTTGAACATGTATTTTCTGGTTAATTACTTCAAATTCTCGGATATAGGAGTGAACAAAATGTTTATTCTCACTCGCTTTTTGTTTAACTCCCTCATGAATAGCTTTATTTCAAACCATCCAAATAGCCCATATTGTGCATACCATGATCCTACAATGAAAATTAGATTTGTTCATAAAAATGTTACTCATCCAATCCTTATGTCCCATTTTTTATATTGTATGTGGCCAACAAATTTTTAGTGACTGCCAAATCTCTTTTGTAGTGGAATAGTTTTTAAAAACATGTTCAAAAAATTCTATTCTATTAGAGCACCTGGACAATTTGCTGAACCAATAAGCCGTCTATTGTATAGATTATGGAACGTATAGATGTAATTTTGGAGCACTCTCCAatttgtaatcttcatcttggtTGGAAGAATGAGTTGCCACAACTTCTTGTAATAAGGAGAATAGATAGTATGCATTGTGTTAGGTATTTCTATAATACCTCATTGTAACAAGCACTTATACCCACTTCTCACTGAATACTCCCCTGAACCTTCTCTTCACCGTACCAATTTGTCTTCATGTGGGGCACAAGCCAGTGGAATGCAAATAATTCTATCCATAACATCATCATTGAAGGTATTATGCATCAATTCTGTCTCCAACATCTAGTTGTAGGCTCTATCAAATCGGCCACTATTTGAATAATTGGATTATTAATCATGTTCCTTATTATGTTAATAGCCCTTAGAATTTAGTCCTCAGTCCAGACCAAAATTTGGGACCCTATTTCCACTCTCCAACACATGTCATGTTAAAGAAGCTTTTTGCCATTTTTGCCTGCCTAAATACCTTTCCAAGTATAAGAAGGGTGAGCTCCCAAACTTACATTAACAAAATTTAAGTCAGGATAATATTTAGCTTTTAATGTACAAGATAATAATGTATTAGTAAAACAAATCAAACGTCACCCCTATATTTCAAGAAAAGTCAAATTGAATTTCGCCAAACTCCTAAATCTCATTCCCTCGTTCTCTATGAGCTCACATAACTACTTCCAATCACACCAGTGGATCCTACGTTGACCATGGTTTTTTCTTCCACCAGAATTTGCTAATTGTTCCTTCCATATTTAAACATAAGGAATTAGGTAATAGGAAACATGACATTGAGTAGGTCAGGATTGTCTGCAAAACTGCCTTAATAAAAACTTCTTTTCCCCCTCGTGAAAAATGTTTTATACTTTAGCCTTTAATCCTACTACTCATTCAATCTTTTAACACCTGGAAAGCTAACTTATTCCCCATTCCAAACATATTTGGGAGACCTAGATATTTTTCAGGATTTGTGGAGAATCTAAAATTTAGTATACTGGAAACATGTAATTGTAACTCTTCAATAAtatttgagctaaaataaatcaaagatttaTCAAAGTTAAT
This window encodes:
- the LOC107917973 gene encoding bifunctional purine biosynthesis protein PurH isoform X2, coding for MLGTAASAATIPTTTAHAANNIRRTFHTNPFNSLSSSHHSILCARFRCLSLRSFTAVSNKAMSHPQTLDAPHPQSSAAGNKQALISLSDKKDLALLSNGLHELGYTIVSTGGTASALENAGVSVTKVEQLTCFPEMLDGRVKTLHPNIHGGILARRDQKHHMEALNKHGIGTFDVVVVNLYPFYDKVTSTGGIAFDDGIENIDIGGPAMIRAAAKNHKDVLVVVDSQDYPALLEFLKGSQDDQQFRRKLAWKAFEHVASYDSAVSEWLWKQTVGDKLPPSLTVPLSLKSSLRYGENPHQKAAFYVDKSLSEVNAGGIATAIQHHGKEMSYNNYLDADAAWNCVSEFRNPTCVVVKHTNPCGVASRDDILEAYRLAVKADPVSAFGGIVAFNIEVDEALAKEIREFRSPTDGETRMFYEIVVAPKYTEKGLEILRGKSKTLRILEAKKNEKGKLSLRQVGGGWLAQDSDDLTPEDIQFNVVSKKKPQDNELCDAEFAWLCVKHVKSNAIVIAKDNRMLGMGSGQPNRLESLRIALRKAGDAVKGAALASDAFFPFAWKDAVEEACESGIRVIAEPGGSIRDGDAVDCCNKYGVSLLLTNVRHFKH
- the LOC107917973 gene encoding bifunctional purine biosynthesis protein PurH isoform X1; translated protein: MLGTAASAATIPTTTAHAANNIRRTFHTNPFNSLSSSHHSILCARFRCLSLRSFTAVSNKAMSHPQTLDAPHPQSSAAGNKQALISLSDKKDLALLSNGLHELGYTIVSTGGTASALENAGVSVTKVEQLTCFPEMVLDGRVKTLHPNIHGGILARRDQKHHMEALNKHGIGTFDVVVVNLYPFYDKVTSTGGIAFDDGIENIDIGGPAMIRAAAKNHKDVLVVVDSQDYPALLEFLKGSQDDQQFRRKLAWKAFEHVASYDSAVSEWLWKQTVGDKLPPSLTVPLSLKSSLRYGENPHQKAAFYVDKSLSEVNAGGIATAIQHHGKEMSYNNYLDADAAWNCVSEFRNPTCVVVKHTNPCGVASRDDILEAYRLAVKADPVSAFGGIVAFNIEVDEALAKEIREFRSPTDGETRMFYEIVVAPKYTEKGLEILRGKSKTLRILEAKKNEKGKLSLRQVGGGWLAQDSDDLTPEDIQFNVVSKKKPQDNELCDAEFAWLCVKHVKSNAIVIAKDNRMLGMGSGQPNRLESLRIALRKAGDAVKGAALASDAFFPFAWKDAVEEACESGIRVIAEPGGSIRDGDAVDCCNKYGVSLLLTNVRHFKH